A single region of the Biomaibacter acetigenes genome encodes:
- a CDS encoding PTS ascorbate transporter subunit IIC, which produces MDVFKFLATQILGQPPILVGLVACLGLIVQRKPIHAIISGTMKTVVGFLILVIGAVTIVNVLSPIGPLLENAFGFKGVVPNDEAIGAVALMQYGSEGALVMVVGFLVNILVARFTKYKYIYLTGHHLLYTALLITVLLKVHLNLSGFPLIIVGGIILGIYCPLTIALVQPYMKKVTGGAPIAYAHSTNLGAFLGGFLGQYVGNPEDSTENIKLPEWLSFFRDTTLSTGFTMILIFVAIMLIVGPIAAAKQVAGGQNWLIWAIMQGLQFGAGVTVLLSGVRMLIAEIVPAFKGFSEKIVPDALPGLDCPVVMPYAPTAWILGFLISFPIGVILTFVMAGMNFKYLLIAGVVPHFFASGPAAVFGNATGGKKGAILAAVVSAVLISFGNAMLIPLTGPLANSGTTWGEMEYGIWGTLFGYVVKFIGRMF; this is translated from the coding sequence TAGGTCAACCGCCTATACTTGTGGGACTAGTTGCATGTCTCGGATTGATCGTTCAGAGAAAACCAATTCATGCTATAATATCCGGGACCATGAAAACAGTAGTAGGATTTTTAATTCTAGTTATAGGAGCAGTTACAATTGTCAATGTTTTATCTCCGATAGGTCCATTATTGGAAAATGCTTTTGGCTTTAAGGGAGTAGTACCGAATGATGAAGCCATAGGTGCAGTAGCCTTAATGCAATATGGTAGTGAAGGCGCCCTAGTGATGGTTGTTGGGTTTTTAGTAAATATTTTAGTAGCCCGTTTTACGAAATATAAATATATATATCTGACCGGTCATCATCTTTTATACACAGCACTATTAATTACAGTTCTTTTAAAAGTTCATTTAAATCTATCGGGTTTTCCTTTAATTATCGTAGGAGGAATTATTTTAGGTATATACTGTCCATTAACAATTGCTCTGGTCCAACCTTATATGAAAAAAGTGACAGGCGGCGCACCTATAGCTTATGCTCATTCCACAAATTTGGGAGCATTTTTAGGGGGATTTTTAGGACAATATGTAGGTAACCCGGAAGATAGTACTGAGAATATTAAACTACCCGAATGGCTTTCATTCTTTAGGGATACTACCTTATCTACTGGTTTTACTATGATATTGATATTTGTTGCAATAATGTTAATAGTGGGCCCTATTGCGGCGGCTAAACAAGTTGCCGGTGGTCAAAATTGGTTAATCTGGGCCATTATGCAAGGGTTACAGTTTGGAGCAGGTGTGACTGTACTGCTATCAGGCGTTAGAATGCTCATAGCCGAAATAGTTCCTGCATTTAAGGGATTTTCAGAGAAAATCGTTCCTGACGCTCTTCCTGGCCTGGATTGTCCCGTAGTTATGCCATATGCTCCAACAGCATGGATATTGGGATTCCTGATCAGTTTTCCAATAGGTGTAATTCTCACGTTTGTTATGGCTGGAATGAATTTTAAATATCTATTAATAGCTGGTGTAGTTCCGCACTTTTTTGCCAGTGGTCCGGCCGCCGTATTCGGAAATGCAACGGGTGGTAAAAAAGGAGCTATTTTAGCCGCCGTTGTATCAGCGGTACTTATAAGCTTCGGAAACGCAATGCTAATTCCGTTGACAGGTCCTCTTGCCAATAGCGGTACGACTTGGGGTGAAATGGAATACGGTATATGGGGAACATTGTTTGGATATGTAGTTAAATTTATAGGACGAATGTTTTAA
- a CDS encoding DUF362 domain-containing protein, with protein sequence MNSSLVAIKKKRNKETIKTVVRETINLLGGINQVVSPGNVVLIKPNVLAGKDASTGATTSPEIVGTITKMCYEAGAKKVIIAESSNWGINTFEAFKACGYFEMAEKAGAELLDLKKDEIVERFIDGYVLKKVRIPKTILDVDTVINIPVLKTHSMTKVTLSLKNVAVGISTDDDKQRCLHHIGIFPALSSEMSKKGSFLDYSIADINMISRSELVIIDGLIGLQGLGAPLLGKPVKSNIIIAGFNRVSVDAIGSKIIGYEPSEINHIKLAADKGLGEMDIEKLKIRGENLSDSIINFEKSFLPDITYPYDNIDVVCGGGCEACRSTLNYILIRHKEQLESLGIPITIYLGKDIEIKKPKKEKRLYVHYGNCAGELIYGGCFVPGCPPRSRRQFFQAIGALDLYKEDEGLHSNR encoded by the coding sequence ATGAATTCATCATTGGTAGCAATTAAAAAGAAAAGAAATAAAGAAACAATTAAAACTGTTGTTAGAGAGACAATTAATTTATTAGGGGGAATAAATCAAGTTGTTTCACCCGGAAACGTTGTTTTAATTAAACCCAATGTATTGGCAGGGAAAGATGCTAGCACAGGTGCCACGACGTCTCCGGAAATTGTGGGGACAATAACCAAAATGTGTTATGAAGCCGGTGCTAAAAAAGTCATAATTGCCGAAAGCTCCAATTGGGGAATCAACACTTTTGAAGCATTTAAAGCCTGCGGTTATTTTGAAATGGCAGAAAAAGCAGGGGCAGAATTACTAGACTTGAAAAAAGATGAAATTGTAGAACGGTTTATTGACGGTTATGTCCTTAAGAAAGTTAGAATACCTAAAACTATTTTAGACGTTGATACGGTGATAAATATTCCGGTACTGAAAACTCACAGCATGACTAAAGTTACATTGAGCTTAAAAAATGTGGCGGTTGGGATTTCTACAGATGATGACAAGCAAAGATGTTTACATCATATAGGAATATTTCCGGCCCTTTCGTCAGAGATGTCAAAAAAGGGGTCCTTTTTAGATTATTCTATTGCAGATATAAACATGATATCTCGTTCAGAGTTGGTTATCATCGATGGTTTGATTGGATTACAAGGTCTCGGTGCACCACTGTTAGGAAAACCGGTAAAATCGAATATAATAATTGCAGGATTTAACAGAGTATCTGTTGATGCAATTGGTTCTAAAATAATAGGATATGAACCATCAGAAATAAATCATATAAAACTTGCGGCTGACAAAGGTTTAGGAGAAATGGATATTGAAAAACTGAAAATAAGAGGAGAAAATTTAAGTGATAGCATAATAAATTTCGAAAAATCATTCCTTCCTGATATAACTTATCCTTATGATAATATTGATGTTGTATGCGGTGGAGGGTGCGAAGCGTGTCGGTCTACACTTAATTATATTTTAATAAGGCATAAAGAGCAATTAGAAAGTTTAGGCATACCTATTACCATATACTTGGGGAAAGACATAGAAATTAAAAAGCCCAAAAAAGAAAAGCGTTTATATGTCCACTATGGAAACTGTGCAGGTGAACTAATTTACGGTGGGTGTTTTGTCCCCGGGTGCCCACCAAGGTCTCGAAGGCAATTCTTTCAGGCCATAGGCGCTTTAGATCTTTATAAAGAGGATGAAGGTTTGCATTCAAATCGCTAA
- a CDS encoding glycyl-radical enzyme activating protein: protein MSIIQKHEGIIFDIQRYSIHDGPGIRTVVFLKGCPLRCLWCCNPESQLTNPQLSFIQSKCIGCLECIKICPNKAIRFDKEKGFLIDYKLCDMCGRCSDVCYPGARVIIGKKMSVDEVIAEVIKDKSFYNRSNGGVTLSGGEVLLQWGFAKEILKKCKELNINTAIETCGYCKWEYFTEVLEYVDLVLYDLKHLDSAEHKRLTGVDNQLILENAAKVVKKGKEMIIRVPLIPSLNDSKDNIMMLVDFVSTLEKVKEIDLLPYHQLGVSKYNQIGQTYKLNEINPPSKEKINDIKRYIENRGFLVKVGG, encoded by the coding sequence ATGAGTATAATTCAAAAACATGAAGGAATAATCTTTGATATACAGCGGTACAGTATTCATGACGGTCCGGGTATAAGAACAGTTGTATTTCTGAAAGGTTGCCCGCTGAGATGTCTTTGGTGCTGCAACCCCGAGTCCCAATTGACAAATCCCCAATTGAGTTTTATTCAAAGTAAATGTATAGGTTGTCTGGAATGCATTAAAATATGTCCAAATAAGGCAATACGTTTTGACAAGGAAAAAGGATTTTTAATTGATTACAAACTGTGCGATATGTGTGGAAGATGCTCTGATGTTTGCTATCCAGGTGCAAGAGTAATTATAGGGAAAAAAATGAGTGTTGACGAAGTCATTGCGGAGGTTATTAAAGACAAGAGTTTTTATAACCGTTCGAACGGGGGAGTTACTCTTTCCGGTGGAGAAGTGCTTCTACAGTGGGGTTTTGCCAAAGAGATATTAAAAAAATGCAAAGAATTGAATATAAATACCGCTATAGAAACCTGCGGGTATTGTAAGTGGGAATATTTTACTGAGGTTTTAGAATATGTTGATTTAGTCTTATATGATTTAAAACATTTGGATAGCGCCGAACATAAAAGACTAACCGGCGTTGATAATCAATTAATATTAGAGAATGCCGCAAAAGTTGTTAAAAAGGGCAAGGAAATGATCATAAGGGTACCGCTGATACCCAGTTTGAATGATTCAAAAGATAATATTATGATGTTAGTAGATTTTGTTTCGACACTCGAGAAAGTAAAAGAGATAGATTTATTGCCTTACCATCAACTAGGAGTATCAAAGTATAACCAGATTGGCCAGACTTATAAATTAAATGAAATTAACCCACCTTCGAAAGAGAAAATTAACGATATAAAAAGATATATCGAAAACCGGGGATTTTTAGTTAAAGTTGGGGGATAA